From Oryza sativa Japonica Group chromosome 4, ASM3414082v1, one genomic window encodes:
- the LOC4335428 gene encoding UDP-glycosyltransferase 90A1, which translates to MAAAGHDVQLPHVAIFPFMARGHTVPMTHLACLLRRRGLATVTFFSTPGNAPFVRGQLDDDVAVVELPFPDHVVARGAAECVEALDSLFPLPAFVEAVSALRPGLEVSLAAARPRVGLLVADAFLHWAHASAAALGVPTVAFLGGNMFATIMRDVILRDNPAAALLSGGGGAEAATFAVPEFPHVHLTLADIPVPFNRPSPEGPIMELNAKLWKAIAGSNGLIVNTFDAMEGRYVEHWNRDHRAGPRAWPIGPLCLAHGGTGTGTGAVEPSWMKWLDEKAAAGRAVLYVALGTAMAIPDAQLREVAGGLEAAAAAGVYFLWAVRPSDADLGAGFEERVEGRGMVVREWVDQWRILQHGCVRGFLSHCGWNSAVEGVAAGVPLAAWPMGAEQPLNAMLVVDELRVGVRVPVPTAMATGGHGVVGSEVIARVARELMMMAGEGKGGGGGEEARNVAALASKAREAVAEGGSSWKALEEMVATLCRPVEGDTPKPTK; encoded by the coding sequence ATGGCGGCGGCTGGTCACGATGTGCAGCTCCCCCACGTCGCCATCTTCCCGTTCATGGCCAGGGGCCACACCGTCCCGATGACCCACCTCGCctgccttctccgccgccgcggcctcgccaCCGTCACCTTCTTCAGCACCCCGGGCAACGCGCCGTTCGTCCGGGGACagctcgacgacgacgtggcCGTCGTGGAGCTTCCCTTCCCGGACCATGTCGTCGCCCGCGGCGCCGCGGAGTGCGTCGAGGCCCTCGACTCCCTGTTCCCCCTTCCGGCGTTCGTCGAGGCGGTGTCGGCGCTCCGGCCGGGGCTGGAGgtgtcgctcgccgccgctcggccccgcgtcggcctcctcgtcgccgacgcGTTCCTGCACTGGGcgcacgcctccgccgccgcgctcggcgTCCCGACGGTGGCGTTCCTCGGCGGGAACATGTTCGCGACGATCATGCGCGACGTGATCCTCCGCGACAAcccggccgccgcgctgctgtctggcggcggcggcgccgaggcggcgaCGTTCGCCGTGCCGGAGTTCCCGCACGTCCACCTCACGCTCGCCGACATCCCGGTCCCCTTCAACCGCCCGTCCCCGGAGGGTCCGATCATGGAGCTGAACGCCAAGCTATGGAAGGCCATCGCCGGCAGCAACGGCCTCatcgtcaacaccttcgacgcCATGGAAGGCCGCTACGTCGAGCACTGGAACCGTGACCACCGCGCCGGCCCCAGGGCGTGGCCCATAGGCCCGCTCTGCCTCGCCCATGgcggcaccggcaccggcaccggcgccgtcgAGCCCTCATGGATGAAGTGGCTGGACGAGAAGGCGGCCGCCGGGAGAGCCGTGCTGTACGTGGCGCTCGGCACCGCCATGGCCATCCCGGACGCGCAGCTCAGGGAGGTCGCCGGCGGGCTGgaagccgccgcggccgcgggcgtCTACTTCCTGTGGGCCGTGCGCCCCAGCGACGCCGACCTCGGCGCCGGCTTCGAGGAGCGCGTGGAGGGGCGAGGCATGGTGGTGCGGGAGTGGGTGGACCAATGGCGGATCCTGCAGCACGGCTGCGTGAGGGGCTTCCTCAGccactgcgggtggaactcggcggtggagggcgtcgccgccggcgtgccgctGGCGGCGTGGCCGATGGGCGCCGAGCAGCCGCTCAACGCGATGCTCGTCGTCGACGAGCTGCGCGTCGGGGTCAGGGTGCCGGtgccgacggcgatggcgacgggcggGCACGGGGTGGTCGGGAGCGAGGTGATCGCGCGCGTGGCGAGGGAGCTGATGATGATGGCCGGGgaggggaagggcggcggcggcggcgaggaggcgaggaACGTCGCCGCGCTGGCGTCCAAGGCGCGAGAAGCGGTCGCCGAGGGCGGGTCGTCGTGGAAGGCGCTGGAGGAGATGGTTGCCACGCTCTGCCGCCCTGTTGAAGGAGATACACCGAAACccacaaaataa